Within the Echinicola sp. 20G genome, the region TTGCTTTCTTTTGGAATCCCTTTTCCTCATAAGAATAAGAAGTGTTATGTTTTGTCTAAGACGCTTTCTGGTAAAAATGAAGATGTTGAATTTTATGGAGGGAGTTTAACTGAATTGATTACAGCTCTAAAAAGAAAGGAAGGAAAGCATATTTATTGTGATGGAGGGGGAGAAGTGGTGTTCAGCCTATTAAAGGAAAAATTGATAAATAAAATGGTGGTTTCTGTTATTCCTTATCTAGTGGGGCATGGAGTGAGGCTCTTTAAAGATGGTAGGCCAGAACAAGATATTGAATTGACCAAAAGCATAGCCTATCCTTCCGGGTTGGTACAACTATGGTATGACATGAAATAAAAAAAGCTCCTTAAGGAGCTTTTTTTATTATTTTTCATCGACAAGTTTTTCCATAATCTCCTCGGAGATTCCGGTGCACGAGTACCCTCCATCGTGATAGAGGTTTTGCATGGTAACCATTCTGGTATAGTCAGAGAACATTGTTACAATATATTCAGCACAAGCTTCAGCAGAAGCATTTCCAAGCGGAGACAATGACTCGGCGAAATTAAAGAAAGAACTGAAACCTCCAATGCCAGATCCTGCTGTGGTCACAGTAGGAGATTGGGAGATTGTATTGACCCTTACTTTTTTGTTTTTACCAAATCTGTATCCAAAACCTCTGGCAATACTCTCCAAAAGGGCTTTGGCATCTGCCATGTCCGTATAGAAAGGGTAAACTCTTTGTGCTGCGATATATGAAAGCCCAACGATAGAACCCCATTCGTTCATGATATCCATCTTTTCGGCTACCTGCATCATTTTGTGGAAAGATAATGCCGAAATATCATAGGACTTCATCGCCCAATCATAGTTAAGGTCACCATATTCACGTCCTTTTCGAATGTTTGGAGACATTCCTATAGAGTGTAGGAGGAAGTCGAAGTTACCTCCAAGATATTCTTTGGCTTCCGCATAAAGTTTTTCGATATCTTCTACCGAAGTGGCATCAGCTGGGATTACGATAGTGTCACATTCCTTTGCCAGTTCGTTAATGGCGCCCATTCTCATGGCGATTGGGGCATTGGTCAGGACAAATTTAGCTCCCTGCTCTTTTGCCTTAAGAGCGGTTTTCCAGGCTATGGAATTTTCATCCAAAGCGCCTGTGATAATTCCTTTTTTTCCTTTCAGTAGATTCTCAGGCATGATATATTTTTTTATTGATTTCGCTTATTAATCCGTAAAAATAAATAAAATTTTACCCAAACAGATGAGATCGTATTGATAAATCTGTTTTTGACATGTCTAATGTGTTGTGATACAGCAATATCACTTTAATAAATCCATGGCGCTTTTTAAGGCACTTTCTGACGGATTGGCTCCCGCAATCATTTTTGCAATTTCCAAAACCCGCTCTTCATCGTCCAAAGTTTTGATTTTACTGATCGTTTTATGGGCACTGTTATCCTTATAGACAAAATAATGTTTGTCTCCTTTGGCTGCTACTTGCGGTAAATGACTAATGCAGATAACTTGATGCTCTTGGGCAATTTGCTGCATCATCAAGACCATTTGCAAAGCGACTTCTCCAGAAATGCCGGTGTCGATTTCATCAAAAATTAAAGTTGGGAGGGCAACTTTATCTGCCATGATATACTTGATGGCAAACATCAATCTGGAGAATTCTCCACCTGAAGCAACCTGCTTGATAGGCTGAGGCTTAATGCCTTTATTGGCAGAGAACAAGATTTCAATGTGATCAATGCCGCTAGGGGTTGGCTCAGAAATCTGATGGGAAATGTCAAGCTTAGCATTTTCCATGCCGAGTTGGGCTAATAGGCTTGTGATTTGTCCGGAGAAATCATGGAAGCTTTTTTGGCGTTTCTGAGAAAGTTTCTCTGCGGCTATAGTCAGTTCATTCCAAGCCTTTTCTGTGGCTTTTTGTAAGCCTTCCAACTCCTCATCAAGGTTGTCTATTTGGAACGCTTTATCTGCCAATTCTTTTTCAAGATCAATTAGCTCCTCCACGGTCTGCAGACCATGCTTTTTTTGCAATTGATAGATTTTACTTAGCCTTTCTCGGATTTCTTCCAGCTTATCAAAATCCACTTCTATTTTGCTGTCTTCATCCTCCAATGAGGCAGCGATGTCATCAACCTCAATACAAATACTGTTGAATCTTTCTCTTAATTCATCAAAACGATGACTGTACCTGCTCAGGTTTTGAATGACTTGATTGACTTGCATGAGCACGTTGGCTGCACCCAACTCTTCCCCATTTAATAGTTGAAGGCTTTCATGGATCTTTGACTTGATGTCTTCGGCATTGTCAAGGATTTCCTGCTCGTTCTCCAGTTCTTCTTGTTCACCTTTTTGAAGTTGGAGAGTTGAAAGTTCTTCTAGTTGGAACTGATTGAAGTCAGCTTCTTTTCTAAGTTCAGCGGCTTCATGAGAGAGCCTATCAAACGCCTTTAGCGCTTTTTTATAGGATTTATAAGCATCGCTATACTTTGCTTTTTCTTTTTTTGTCTGAGCAAAAGCATCAATTAGGCTCAGTTGATATTCACCTGCTCCCAATAGGAGGTTGTCATGCTGAGAGTGGATGTCCATCAGCTCTTTTCCCAATGTCTTTAGAATGTCCAGCCTAACTGGTGTGTCATTGACAAATGCCCTGCTCTTTCCTGAAGGAGCTATTTCCCTTCTGATAATGCATGGAATTTCGAAATCAAGGTCTTCTTCTTCAAAAAAAGCCTCTAACCCATAGTTTCCAATCTCAAAAACACCTTCAATGATACATTTTTTGGAATCATCAAATAATGCTTTCGTATCTGCTCTGTTTCCCAAAAGCAGTCCAAGAGCACCTAGCATGATGGATTTACCAGCTCCTGTTTCGCCCGTAATCATATTCAGCGCCGAAGAGGGCGCCATTTCCAAAGTTTCTATTAAAGCATAATTAGAGATGCTCAGGTTCTTTAGCATACAGTAAAATCGATTTTCTTTGATTTGGGGTAAAAGTAATCAAAAACCAGCTATCCTTTTAGGATGTCATTGTATTTTCTGGCATTGTTTGGGTCTACTTTTAGTAGGATGCTCACCGCCTGTTCTTTGATCTCATCAGGAGCATTTTTAAGAATTTTACTGATCTCATCAGATTTTGCATCCATAAAGGTAATGGTCAGAATGCTGTTAGGTTGGGTTCTGTTTACCTCTTCCAGTTTTTTCAATGCTTCCAGAATATTCTGATAGGCTTCCTCTGGCTTTTTGGTAAGTTGATCCATTCCTAAACGGTGCATCAGGTAGTAAGCATCCCTAACAGGTCTGGTTACTTGGGCGCTGTAGAGCTCGTCAATCAACCAATAGCGGTTCCTTTTATTACTTGGGTTTTGCTCCCAGCCCGGGCGGGAAGATTGCTGGGCATTGGAAACGATATTATTGGCAATTTCAAAATAAGGCTCACCTCCTTCTGGAGCAAAAGTGTCGTAATCAATGCCAATGACTGTATAAGCATAATAAGCAAGCAAGGAAGTGATTTCACTTAAATGAGAATATCTGTTAAATTCCATGGGTTGGGATTCCAAAAATTCGAAGCTCCAGTTTCGGTCCACAAAATTAAAGGCCAAGCTTTCATAGCTGGAGCCATAGACTGGTCTAACAGCTTGAATCTGAACAGTTGCTTCAAAAAAACCGACCTGAGGCATATCATTGATCGTTACCAGCATGTTTCCTTTGATTCTTTCTTCAGGATCAAACTGGTCATTGGTCCAGCTTCTTCCATTGAGGAATTGCTCAAAGGAGTTTTTCATCTGGTCAAAGATGTCTTTATTCTGGGTTCTTGCCCGGTCACTGTTGATCGTTACGGTAAAGTTGAGTTCTTGTGCACTTACTTTTGAAGTAAGGATAATGAAAAAGAATAAAAATAATTTGAATCTCATAGGTACTTGGTATTGCTTAAAGTTAAAAAATAAACTTGGAATCAAATTTTCTTAAGCAATTGTTTTTTTAGGGTATCAACTATCAGTTTAGCGATGTCGGTTTTGGGTAAGAGGGCAGATTCAATCTTTTCTCCCGTCTTTTGGT harbors:
- a CDS encoding dihydrofolate reductase family protein translates to MERKVILYIAMSLDGFIAKDDDNIDFLSKVEVPGEDYGYEDFQRNVDTLIWGRKTYDKLLSFGIPFPHKNKKCYVLSKTLSGKNEDVEFYGGSLTELITALKRKEGKHIYCDGGGEVVFSLLKEKLINKMVVSVIPYLVGHGVRLFKDGRPEQDIELTKSIAYPSGLVQLWYDMK
- a CDS encoding enoyl-ACP reductase, with the translated sequence MPENLLKGKKGIITGALDENSIAWKTALKAKEQGAKFVLTNAPIAMRMGAINELAKECDTIVIPADATSVEDIEKLYAEAKEYLGGNFDFLLHSIGMSPNIRKGREYGDLNYDWAMKSYDISALSFHKMMQVAEKMDIMNEWGSIVGLSYIAAQRVYPFYTDMADAKALLESIARGFGYRFGKNKKVRVNTISQSPTVTTAGSGIGGFSSFFNFAESLSPLGNASAEACAEYIVTMFSDYTRMVTMQNLYHDGGYSCTGISEEIMEKLVDEK
- the recN gene encoding DNA repair protein RecN; the protein is MLKNLSISNYALIETLEMAPSSALNMITGETGAGKSIMLGALGLLLGNRADTKALFDDSKKCIIEGVFEIGNYGLEAFFEEEDLDFEIPCIIRREIAPSGKSRAFVNDTPVRLDILKTLGKELMDIHSQHDNLLLGAGEYQLSLIDAFAQTKKEKAKYSDAYKSYKKALKAFDRLSHEAAELRKEADFNQFQLEELSTLQLQKGEQEELENEQEILDNAEDIKSKIHESLQLLNGEELGAANVLMQVNQVIQNLSRYSHRFDELRERFNSICIEVDDIAASLEDEDSKIEVDFDKLEEIRERLSKIYQLQKKHGLQTVEELIDLEKELADKAFQIDNLDEELEGLQKATEKAWNELTIAAEKLSQKRQKSFHDFSGQITSLLAQLGMENAKLDISHQISEPTPSGIDHIEILFSANKGIKPQPIKQVASGGEFSRLMFAIKYIMADKVALPTLIFDEIDTGISGEVALQMVLMMQQIAQEHQVICISHLPQVAAKGDKHYFVYKDNSAHKTISKIKTLDDEERVLEIAKMIAGANPSESALKSAMDLLK
- a CDS encoding DUF4835 family protein, with product MRFKLFLFFFIILTSKVSAQELNFTVTINSDRARTQNKDIFDQMKNSFEQFLNGRSWTNDQFDPEERIKGNMLVTINDMPQVGFFEATVQIQAVRPVYGSSYESLAFNFVDRNWSFEFLESQPMEFNRYSHLSEITSLLAYYAYTVIGIDYDTFAPEGGEPYFEIANNIVSNAQQSSRPGWEQNPSNKRNRYWLIDELYSAQVTRPVRDAYYLMHRLGMDQLTKKPEEAYQNILEALKKLEEVNRTQPNSILTITFMDAKSDEISKILKNAPDEIKEQAVSILLKVDPNNARKYNDILKG